The nucleotide window ACTCGGCACAAACGCAGATCGCGTTCGCGTACCCGAGCGTGCCGATGGGCCACCCGGACTACTTCGCGGCCCGTGCGGCCGAGGGCGTGTTGTCCGGCGGCATGAGCGCCCGGCTGTTCACGGAGGTGCGTGAGAAGCGCGGGCTGTGCTACTCGGTCGGGGTGCGGCACGAGACGTTCCGCGACCGCGGCACGATGATCGGTTACGCCGGCACGGGCCCCGACCGTGCGCAGCAGACGCTCGACGTGACCCTCGCCGAGCTGCGGAAGCTGAAGGACGGCGTGACCGCCGACGAGATCGATCGCGTGAAGGCCGGGCTGAAGTCGTCGCTCATCATGGCGGAAGAGTCCACCGGGGCGCGGGCCAGCAGCATCGCCAGCGACTGGTACTTCCTTGGCCGGGTGCGCTCGTTCGACGAGATCCAAGCGGGCATCAACGCCCTGACCCCGGCCGCGGTGATGGCCCACCTGGAACGCTACCCGGTGCGCGACGTGACGCTGGTCACGCTCGGGCGCCACCCGCTCACGATCCCCGCTTGAGGTTGAGCATGTCGGACCGCACCCGCTCAGTTGTGCACGAGCCGGACGAGATCGCCGCGCCCCTCGTCTTTGTCTACCTGTGTGGCGTGCTCGTCTGTCTGAGCGCCGCCCTCGCATGGGTGTACCACTTCCGCGGGTACGCCTAGCCAACAAGGGGCCGGGCGCCCCGCACGTGCCACCCGTAACATACCGCACCCCCGGTCCGCGCGGCGGGGCTCGCAGAGAGGTTGTCATGCCGTTTCACTCGTACCGCCTTCCGAACGGGCTCCAGATCATCGGCGAAACGAGCCCCGCCGCGCGGTCCGTCGCGGTCGGGTTCTTCGTGAAGACCGGCGCCCGCGACGAGACCGCCGTTGAAGCCGGGGTGTCGCACTTCCTCGAACACATGATGTTCAAGGGGACCGCGCGGCGCACCGCCGAGCAGGTGAACCTCGATTTCGACCGCATCGGGGCCAGCAACAACGCCTCCACCAGCGAGGAGAACACCGTCTACTACGCCGCGGTGCTGCCCGAGTACCTGCCGCAGGTGGTGGACGTGCTGGCCGACATGCTGCGGCCCAGCTTGCGCCAGGACGACTTCGACACCGAGAAGAAGGTGATTCTCGAAGAGATCAAGTTGTACGACGACCAACCGGATTCCGTGATGGCGGACCACGCCCGGCGGCTGTACTACAAGTCGCACCCGCTCGGGAACTCGGTCCTGGGCACGCTCGAAAGCGTCGGCGCGCTGACCCGCGACCAGATGTACGCCTACTTCTCGCGCCGCTACGCCGCCAACAACATCGTCGTTTCCGCCGCCGGCAACTTCGACTGGCAGCAGTTCGTCGACCTTGTCACCAAAGCGTGTTCCGAGTGGAACACGGATGTCGTGGGGCGCGACAACCGGACCGAGTGGGCCGGTGAGCCGGGGTTCCACCTGCTGACGCGGGAGACCGTTCAGCAGCAGTACGCGCTGTTCGTGGGCGGCGGGCCGCCCGCGGACTCGAACATGCGGTACGCAGCCGACGTGCTGGCGCTGGCCGTCGGCGATTACACCGGCAGCCGGCTGTACTGGGAACTGGTGGACCCGGGGCACGCGGAGTCCGCCGACTTCGGGTACGCGGAGAACGACGGGAGCGGGGCCATCTTCGTGTCCCTCACGTGCGAGCCCGAGGGCACCGCGGAGAACCTCGAGCGGGTCGAGAAGATCCTGAAAGAGGTTCAGCGGAACGGGATCACGGACGAAGAGTTCCAGCAGGCGAAGAACAAGATCCTGTCGCGGATCGTGCGCCGGAGCGAGCGCCCGATGGGACGGATGATGGCGCTGGCGTCGATGTGGACGTACACCGGCGAGTACCGCGATGTGGACACCGAGGTCGCGCGCTTCGACGCGGTTACGCAGGCGGACATTCGGGCATACCTGGACGCCTACCCGATCGACCGGAACATGGTGGTATCACTCGGGCCGCTGAAGGAGTTGAACGGCGTCACTGGCACCGCCGTTCCAAGTCTCGGCTGATCGCCGCATCCGGCGAGATCAATGCCGTCGCGCGCTGGATCAGGTTCGTCCCTGATCCAGCGCGCCGGATTCCAGTTCCCCAAGTCACACACGCTGATCCCAGCCGCTTGCGGCTCCTGCGGACCCATCCTTCGCTCCGAGCGAGATGCCAAGAGATGGCAGATGCAGATACGAGGATAAAGCACCAAGGCCACTCATCCAACGTCGCGTTGGATGAGTGGCCTTGGTGCTTGCCTTTTCAGGCTTCAGAAGTTGCGGCGGTTGGATTTGAACCAACGACCTCCAGGTTATGAGCCTGGCGAGCTGACCGGGCTGCTCCACGCCGCGTCTTGTGAAGATATCTTACTCTCCTCATGGACGATCGGAAAGGGGCACTCGTTGGTCCGTTCGGAATCTTTCAGACGCCTTGCGCAACCTCGACCGAGAAATTGACCCGGCGGGCGGTGCAACCTATGATGAGACGGACACTTTCGTCGCGTACCCGCAAAGACGAACCTCCAAAACGGGAACATGTCCCTTGACCGTTCCGTTTATCCTCGTGATCTGTTTCGCGGGTATCGTGTGCCTGATCCCGCTGGCGTTTTACCTCTTTTGGCTGGCACAAATCACACGCCGTGAGCACCCCGTTGCCGTAGCCGGTACGTGGGACTTCACCGCGCTTGTGCTCGGACTTTCGGGTTTCATCGTCTTTGGCGCCGGGGTCGTCCTCACGCTGCTCCAGTCCAACTTTCGCTTCTGGATGCGCGGCAACTTCGAAGCGTTCCGTGCGGTGTGGATCAAGGAATGGGTGACATGGTCCGTGCTCGTTTCGTTCTACCTGATCGCGGTGGTGGGAGGAATCGGCCTGACGCTCTTGGCCCGGCGGCGTTCCCTGGTCGTCTACAACGTCGAGCCCGAAACGTTCGAGTCCCTGTTGAACGAGATGTTCGCACAGCTCGGCCGGCCCCTGGAGCGGACCGGGAACTTGTGGGTGTCCGGAGTGCCGTTGTTCGAACTGGACACCTTTGAAGACGGTCGCACCGTCACTCTCCGCTGGGTGTCAGATGACGGCCGGTTGTTCGAGGACGTGACGCGGTTGCTGCGCACGGCACTCACGACCCACTTGGCGGACGAGAACCAAGTGACCCGGTGGCTCCACTCGGCGGCGGTTGCGACTGTTGCGGTAGCCGGTTGCTCGTTCGCCCTGCTGATTTACTACTTCACCCTCACGCGCTGAGTTCGACGCGCGGCGATTCGCAGCCGCCGGCTACAAGTCCCCGGCGGCCCTTTTACCATTTCTGCGTCCGAAGCGAGACGTTTGCCCCCAGAGGGCGCACGTCTCGCTCCGCCACGCTTCTCACCGGGTTCCGTCCTTAAGTGGGGCCGCTTCATCGACGACCAGTGCCGCTTCGGCGGTGACGTACGCGGCGCCGGTGGCGCCGGGCACCACGGCGCCCGGCTCGACCGTACCCTCGAACACGCTCCCGGTGATGCTCTCTTTGCGCCACACCTCGCCCGGTTGGAGCGCACCGTCGACGTAAAGGCACGCGAGCTCCGCGCTGGTCCCGGTGCCGCACGGCGAGCGGGCGTAGGCCGTTCCGGGGCACAGCACGAAGTTCCGCGCGTGGTTCGCGGGATCGACCGGCGGCCCGAGCAGTCGGGACCGCCCGCGACCACGACCCGCGTCGGCTCCCCGTCGGTGTGCGAAGCGACGACCTGAATGCGCTGGATGAGATTCTCGTCTGAAGCCCACGTACTACATGTCCGCGAAACAATTGCGCGACGGCGCGCCGATCGTCGCGAGATGCGCGGTGGCGACGACTTGCCACGCCTGTTCGACCTCACACCGGCTCTGATAGTCGCGAGGGAAGAGGGCTCTCAAGACATTCGGTACTGTGTGCCGAAGCACCCCAGCGTATCGAACATTTATGGGGTTGATAACAACGCCGAGAATAAACGTTGCCGCGTTCGCTATCTCGTAAAGTTCCAATCGTCCGCCACGGTTGGGGGCATTTCTTTTCCCCAACCGCTCGCATTCTCTGTGCAACGCGGTGCGTGCGTCCCCATCAACGGGCGCCCCTTCAACCCAGTCCCAAGCCATTACAAGAACACGATCAAAACACGACGCAGCCGCCTCGGAAAGAGTCGGGCGGCACAGTGCTACCGCCCGATTGAGGCATTCCGTCATGAACGCGAGTTCACGCTGGGCGAAAGGTTCACCCGGGGGCACTGACGGCATTGGCTTCACCGTGTTGGGCGAGTGGCGATCGCGGTGCGGATCAGTTTCAGCACGTGCTCGCGCTCCGGGCCGACCAGTGGCAGGCGCGGGGAGCGGCACAGTTCCGTACCGTACCCGCACTCGGCCGCCGCGAGCTTGATGTACTGCACCAGCTTCACGTGCGTGTCGAGGTGCAGGAGCGGCGTGTACCAGCGGTACACGTCCAGTGCTTCCTTCCACTTGCCGGCCTGGGCCAGGTCCCACAGCAGCCGGTTCTCGGCGGGGAAGGCGTTCACCAGCCCGCTCACCCACCCGACCGCGCCGAGAATCATGCACTCCACCACGAGGTCGTCGACCCCGGCGAAGATCACGTAGCGGTCCTTGGTGAGGTTGATGATGTCGGTGATGCGCCGCGGGTTGTCGCTCGACTCCTTGATGCACGCGAACTTCGGCTCGTCGGCCATCTCGACGAACATCGCGGGCGTGATGTCCACCTTGTAGGCCGGCGGGTTGTTGTAAACCATGATCGGCAGGTCGCTGGCGCCCGCGACCGTCCGGAAGTGCGCGACCGTCTCGCGGTCGTCGCTCTTGTACACCATCGGCGGCAGCACCATCAGCCCGTCGGCGCCGAGCTTGGCCGCTTCGCTCGCCCACCGGCACGCGCCCGCGGTGGTGTACTCCGCCACGCCCGTCAGCACCGGCACCCGCTTCCCGACGTGCTCGACGGCCGCTTTCAGCAGCTCTTTTTTCTCGGCCAGTTCGAGCGTGGTGTTCTCGCCCACGCTGCCCATCATCACAACGCCGTGAACGCCCGCATCGAGCATCGCGTCGAGGTGCTTGAGCGTGCCGGGGATGTTCAGCGATTGATCGGGATGGAACTGCGTACACAGGGCCGGGAAAACGCCTTGCCAGTTCACTTTCATCGCGGGCCTCGAGGACAGGGTGGAAGGAGCGAAACGGACAGACAAAGAGCGGGACAGCGGCCGGGGGCGCGCGTCGCGCCCCGGGAGGCGGTCCGCCTTCATTTTTGCAGGGGTGCGTACACGACCCGGAAGCCGACGTAGTCGAGCCGGTCGGTGGGGCGCTTGCCGTCGCGCGCCGCGGAGCGGACGCCGGACGCACGGTCGCGGAACGAGCCGCCGCGGATCACGCGCATGTCGCCGTCGGCCGGTCCGGTCGGGTCGGCCCCTTCCTTGTAGGCGTCGATGCGGAACCAGTCGCTGCACCACTCTGCAACGTTCCCGTGCATGTCGTACAGCCCGAAGTCGTTCGGCTTGGTCTTACCGACCTCCGTTCCGAACCGCAGCGGCTTGCCGGGCACGTCGCCCGCGCGTTCGAGTGGGTCTTCGCCGGTGGCGAGAAACACCGCTTGCGTCGGGAACGCGATCGCGTCGCCGCACGAGAACGGCGTGGTCGTGTTGGCGCGGCACGCGTACTCCCACTCGGCCTCCGTCGGCAGGCGGTACGCCCACCCGTTGCGCGCCCACGCCTGCCCGCGGTCCTTCTCCAGCAGCTTGCGGCAGAACTCGTTCGCCTCGTCCCAGGTGACCGAATCGACCGGCAGCGACGTGCCCCGGGCCGCCAGCGCCGCGCCCCGTGACGGCGCCCCGCCCATCATTCGGACGTACTGCCCGTGCGTCACCTCGGTGGAACTCATGAAGAACGGCCCGCGGACCGTCACCTCGCGCACCGGTCCCTCGCGCCCGTCGTCGGCGCGCCCCGGCTCCTCCTCCGGCGAGCCCATCTTGAAGGTGCCCCCCTCCAGCCGGACCATCTTCAGACCGGCGGTGTTGGTGAACGGTTTCGGCACCGTCGGGCCAGTGTTGATAAAGGCCAGAAACACCGCCACCCCGAGCGCTGCGAATACGAACAGGCCGCCGAGCACTGCGAGCACCGTGCCGGTGGGAAACGCGCCACGGGGGCGCCGCCGGACCGAGACGCCGTGTTCGTGCGGCGCCAGCTTGAACACCTGGCTGCCCGGCCCCGCGATCGAGGGTTGCGTTACCGGCGCGGGCGCCGGTAACGGACTCGGGGCCGCACCCGGGTGAGCCTCGGGCGGTACCATCGGGACCCGCTGTCCGGACGCGGGCGCCAGGAGCGCCTCGCTTCCGGGGGCCTCGGTCGGGCAGAACGGCTGCAGCGCGGCCGCCAGTTGGAGTGGCGTCTGGGGGCGGTGATCCGGTTCCTTCGCCATGCACCAGTGGACGATCTGTTCGAGCAGCGGGGGCGCGTCGGCCCGCCGCGACAGGAGGTCCGGCGGCGGGTCGGTGCAGTGTTTGAGGAGCTTTTCGGTCGGGGTCGCGCCCTCATACGGGACCAGGCCCGTGAGTGCAAAATAGAGCGTGCCGCCGAGCGCGTAGATGTCGGCCCGGATGTCCACGGCCGTCGGGTTCCGCGCCTGCTCCGGGGCCACGAAGTCGGGCGTCCCGATCACGAACCCCTCCTGGGTGATCCGGAGCGCGTCCGCGCCGCCGGGCGGCTCCATCAGCCGGGCGAGCCCCAGGTCCACGAGCTTCACGGCCCCGCCGTGCCGCGGGGCGATGATGTTGGACGGCTTGATGTCGCGGTGCACCAGCCCGCGCTCGTGCGCGTGCTGCAGCCCCAGTGCCGCCTGCCGGATCACGTCGCACGCCTGGAAAACCGGCAGCGGGCCGACCTCGCGAACGATTTTCGTGAGGTCGGTGCCGTCGATCAGCTCCATGACGTAGAAGTGGTACCCGTCGACCTCCTCCGCGTCGTACACCTTGACCACGTTCGGGTGGTCCATCGCCGACAGCGCGAGCACCTCCTGCTCGAACCGCACGACCGCAACGGAGTGGGTGAGCCGCTCCCGGCGAATGACCTTCAGCGCGACATCCCGACCCATGCGGGTGTCGTGGGCCTTATATACGCGGCCCATGCCCCCCTCGCCGAGCACCGTGAGCAGCACGTACCGGCTGGCCACCTTGAGCGCGGCCCCGCGGCCCCGCGCGACCTCGCGGATCTGGTACGGGGTGAGCCACCCGCGGCGGCTCACCTCCCGCGCCGCGGCGGGCAGGTCGGGCCGCGCGTGCGCGATCCAGCCCCACAGGTCGCGCAACTGCGCGTCGGTCAACAGCCGACTGGCCTGCAAGTTCTGGTAGAACATGGCCGTCGCGTCGGCGGCGCTGCTCATCGATCGGTCACCGGTGGTGCGAGTGGCGGCCCTTGCCTTTGTACCAAGGCGGGCCGGAGGCGTAAGCCCCGCGCCCGCCTATATGCTAACGAGTAACGAGAACGGAGCACCACCATGCCGAGCATCACCGTCAACGAGCAGCCGCACACCTTCCCCGACCCCTTCACCGTAGCCGACCTGATCCGCCACCTGGGCAAGGACGCGAAAACGCTCGCGGTGGAGGTGAACCGCGCCGTGGTGCCCCGGGCCGACCACCCGGCCCGCCGGCTCACCGACGGGGACG belongs to Gemmata obscuriglobus and includes:
- a CDS encoding M16 family metallopeptidase; the protein is MPFHSYRLPNGLQIIGETSPAARSVAVGFFVKTGARDETAVEAGVSHFLEHMMFKGTARRTAEQVNLDFDRIGASNNASTSEENTVYYAAVLPEYLPQVVDVLADMLRPSLRQDDFDTEKKVILEEIKLYDDQPDSVMADHARRLYYKSHPLGNSVLGTLESVGALTRDQMYAYFSRRYAANNIVVSAAGNFDWQQFVDLVTKACSEWNTDVVGRDNRTEWAGEPGFHLLTRETVQQQYALFVGGGPPADSNMRYAADVLALAVGDYTGSRLYWELVDPGHAESADFGYAENDGSGAIFVSLTCEPEGTAENLERVEKILKEVQRNGITDEEFQQAKNKILSRIVRRSERPMGRMMALASMWTYTGEYRDVDTEVARFDAVTQADIRAYLDAYPIDRNMVVSLGPLKELNGVTGTAVPSLG
- a CDS encoding proline racemase family protein, translating into MGFRRESHPAHSGRRFAHRRGADAGRGRGRSRLLGPPVDPANHARNFVLCPGTAYARSPCGTGTSAELACLYVDGALQPGEVWRKESITGSVFEGTVEPGAVVPGATGAAYVTAEAALVVDEAAPLKDGTR
- a CDS encoding dihydrodipicolinate synthase family protein, translating into MKVNWQGVFPALCTQFHPDQSLNIPGTLKHLDAMLDAGVHGVVMMGSVGENTTLELAEKKELLKAAVEHVGKRVPVLTGVAEYTTAGACRWASEAAKLGADGLMVLPPMVYKSDDRETVAHFRTVAGASDLPIMVYNNPPAYKVDITPAMFVEMADEPKFACIKESSDNPRRITDIINLTKDRYVIFAGVDDLVVECMILGAVGWVSGLVNAFPAENRLLWDLAQAGKWKEALDVYRWYTPLLHLDTHVKLVQYIKLAAAECGYGTELCRSPRLPLVGPEREHVLKLIRTAIATRPTR
- a CDS encoding bifunctional serine/threonine-protein kinase/formylglycine-generating enzyme family protein, with amino-acid sequence MSSAADATAMFYQNLQASRLLTDAQLRDLWGWIAHARPDLPAAAREVSRRGWLTPYQIREVARGRGAALKVASRYVLLTVLGEGGMGRVYKAHDTRMGRDVALKVIRRERLTHSVAVVRFEQEVLALSAMDHPNVVKVYDAEEVDGYHFYVMELIDGTDLTKIVREVGPLPVFQACDVIRQAALGLQHAHERGLVHRDIKPSNIIAPRHGGAVKLVDLGLARLMEPPGGADALRITQEGFVIGTPDFVAPEQARNPTAVDIRADIYALGGTLYFALTGLVPYEGATPTEKLLKHCTDPPPDLLSRRADAPPLLEQIVHWCMAKEPDHRPQTPLQLAAALQPFCPTEAPGSEALLAPASGQRVPMVPPEAHPGAAPSPLPAPAPVTQPSIAGPGSQVFKLAPHEHGVSVRRRPRGAFPTGTVLAVLGGLFVFAALGVAVFLAFINTGPTVPKPFTNTAGLKMVRLEGGTFKMGSPEEEPGRADDGREGPVREVTVRGPFFMSSTEVTHGQYVRMMGGAPSRGAALAARGTSLPVDSVTWDEANEFCRKLLEKDRGQAWARNGWAYRLPTEAEWEYACRANTTTPFSCGDAIAFPTQAVFLATGEDPLERAGDVPGKPLRFGTEVGKTKPNDFGLYDMHGNVAEWCSDWFRIDAYKEGADPTGPADGDMRVIRGGSFRDRASGVRSAARDGKRPTDRLDYVGFRVVYAPLQK